A single region of the Bdellovibrio sp. GT3 genome encodes:
- a CDS encoding RsmB/NOP family class I SAM-dependent RNA methyltransferase, with translation MARVNYLGSQDATAKSWQGLETKEQLPGCFWIPVDQGSHPERRQDELLDTYVMDPASVMVARALEAQPGDRLLDMCAAPGGKSLILIEAIADEGEIFCNDLSPERRERLKKVIQQYVPRSVRDRVWVTGKDGVQFGLKEANGFDRILLDAPCSGERHILENPKAQEEWSPRRTEHLATRQYSLLAAALLAVKPGGRIVYSTCSISPTENDDVIRKLLKKKKDAVKLLPADPGVGGESTEFGVAYMPDRCGFGPLYFAVIEKSE, from the coding sequence GTGGCTCGCGTAAATTATTTGGGGAGCCAAGATGCGACTGCTAAATCTTGGCAGGGTTTAGAAACCAAAGAACAGCTTCCGGGTTGTTTTTGGATTCCCGTGGATCAGGGAAGTCATCCCGAGCGTCGTCAGGACGAGTTGCTGGATACTTATGTGATGGATCCGGCAAGTGTGATGGTGGCGCGTGCCCTTGAAGCACAGCCTGGTGATCGTTTACTGGATATGTGTGCGGCTCCGGGGGGGAAGAGTTTGATTTTGATCGAAGCCATCGCTGACGAAGGTGAGATCTTTTGCAACGACCTTTCACCAGAACGCCGCGAGCGTTTGAAAAAAGTCATTCAACAATACGTTCCGCGCAGTGTGCGTGATCGCGTGTGGGTGACTGGCAAGGACGGCGTGCAGTTTGGATTGAAAGAAGCCAACGGCTTTGATCGCATTCTTTTGGATGCCCCTTGTTCCGGTGAACGCCACATTTTAGAAAATCCCAAAGCACAAGAGGAGTGGAGTCCGCGCAGAACAGAACATCTGGCGACTCGTCAGTACTCGTTGCTGGCGGCAGCTTTGCTTGCTGTAAAACCCGGTGGGCGCATTGTCTATTCCACATGCTCTATCAGTCCGACAGAAAACGACGATGTCATTCGCAAACTTTTGAAAAAGAAAAAAGACGCCGTCAAACTTTTGCCAGCCGATCCCGGTGTTGGTGGCGAATCCACGGAATTTGGTGTGGCCTACATGCCGGATCGCTGTGGGTTTGGTCCGCTTTATTTTGCAGTGATTGAAAAATCTGAGTAG
- a CDS encoding SMR family transporter yields the protein MSYLQLAIAIIFELVGTTLLKKSEGFSHVGFSIASVLCYGVAFYFLSKVMVVIPVGIAYAIWSGVGLFLLTLIGYFVWKEKLDLPAIVGMVLIVSGVLVINVFSKTAGH from the coding sequence ATGTCTTATCTACAGCTGGCTATTGCAATTATTTTTGAGCTTGTTGGTACCACTTTGTTGAAAAAGTCCGAGGGGTTTTCCCACGTCGGCTTTTCTATTGCATCGGTTCTTTGTTATGGCGTCGCATTTTATTTTTTAAGTAAAGTGATGGTCGTGATTCCTGTGGGAATTGCCTATGCAATCTGGTCCGGAGTGGGACTGTTCCTGTTGACCTTGATCGGCTATTTTGTGTGGAAGGAAAAATTGGATCTTCCAGCAATTGTCGGGATGGTGCTGATTGTTTCTGGAGTTCTTGTTATCAACGTTTTCTCGAAAACTGCTGGGCATTAA
- a CDS encoding SPFH domain-containing protein, with translation MKPSCALLLVSTLSTLVACTRIETGEVGVRIGFDKQISPGELLPGSFNQTFVGSVLTFPVKDVSVRVDDITPLAKDNSTMKDFDAMVVYNINPQAVSELYVKKNRSFHAEHDGDIYLMYNYVHQAARNAIYKSARKYEALDMNDNRQAIETEVKELIIHTLAEEKLDTSITVSQVLVRVILPADSVVASANELVRAKNEYKQKEVEVQTAKKEAERIAALNSNKGAIEYMAAMANMKIAEAIANGKVNTIVIPSDFKGMVNVR, from the coding sequence GTGAAACCCAGCTGCGCCCTTCTCCTTGTTTCAACTCTCTCCACTCTTGTCGCTTGCACTCGTATTGAAACCGGCGAAGTCGGTGTTCGCATCGGATTCGACAAACAAATCAGTCCCGGCGAACTGCTTCCGGGCAGCTTCAATCAAACTTTCGTCGGCAGCGTTCTGACCTTCCCGGTAAAAGATGTCAGCGTGCGCGTGGACGACATCACTCCCCTTGCCAAAGACAACAGCACCATGAAGGACTTTGATGCGATGGTGGTGTACAACATCAATCCGCAGGCGGTAAGTGAACTTTACGTTAAAAAGAACAGATCATTTCATGCTGAGCACGATGGCGACATCTATTTGATGTACAACTACGTTCACCAAGCGGCCAGAAATGCCATTTATAAATCTGCGCGCAAGTACGAAGCTTTGGATATGAATGACAACCGCCAGGCTATCGAAACTGAAGTCAAAGAGCTAATCATTCACACTTTGGCAGAAGAAAAATTGGATACATCCATCACCGTCAGCCAGGTTCTGGTACGCGTAATTCTGCCTGCAGATTCGGTCGTGGCTTCAGCCAATGAGCTGGTTCGCGCCAAGAATGAATACAAGCAGAAAGAAGTTGAAGTGCAAACTGCGAAAAAAGAGGCAGAACGTATTGCAGCTTTGAATTCCAACAAAGGGGCTATCGAATATATGGCAGCCATGGCCAACATGAAAATTGCCGAAGCGATTGCCAACGGCAAAGTGAATACGATCGTGATCCCTTCTGATTTTAAGGGCATGGTGAATGTTCGCTAG